In a single window of the uncultured Pseudodesulfovibrio sp. genome:
- a CDS encoding FAD-linked oxidase C-terminal domain-containing protein produces the protein MPQYAESLTDAHRAFLTDLFPGDGCVLDTEQLNAFSTDASRLRSMPWAVVRPETREQVAELLRWADAERMPVYPRARATGQVGNTVPLLHGVTVSLLRMNRILDIDERDFAAEVEPGVITSDFQKACAAKGLFYPPDPASVKISTMGGNISTCAGGLRAVKYGVTRDWVLGVEAVIPGGKILTMGGRAQKDVVGLDLKRLFVGADGKLGFITRATVKLIPLPEASSSVLVGFSDLDSSMDGAMAVFGAGLLPCACEFMDATTIRAVRLGGDIPLAEDAQAALLFKFDGTPEGVASEIKRLKDALAPVRPVSIEVGEGEAEEAVWAARREISPGSYRLRPNKLSEDLAVPRGRVPELVNIAQKAAADEGLHVLCYGHLGDGNIHTNIMHDAARPEEVEAAHRVKERLFRAAVELGGTISGEHGTGLTKASFVPEQLGEDQLHYMNAVRRVFDPNEIMNPGKGW, from the coding sequence ATGCCGCAATACGCCGAGTCCCTGACCGACGCCCACAGGGCGTTTCTGACCGATCTGTTTCCCGGAGACGGGTGCGTGCTCGATACCGAGCAACTCAACGCCTTTTCCACGGACGCCAGCCGCCTGCGCTCCATGCCGTGGGCCGTGGTCCGGCCCGAGACACGCGAGCAGGTGGCCGAACTGTTGCGCTGGGCCGACGCCGAGCGCATGCCTGTCTACCCGCGCGCCCGGGCCACCGGCCAGGTGGGCAACACCGTGCCGCTGCTGCACGGCGTGACCGTTTCCCTGCTGCGCATGAACCGCATCCTGGACATCGACGAGCGGGACTTCGCCGCCGAGGTGGAGCCCGGGGTGATCACCTCGGACTTTCAGAAGGCGTGCGCCGCAAAGGGGCTGTTCTATCCCCCGGACCCGGCCAGCGTGAAGATCTCGACCATGGGCGGCAATATCTCCACCTGCGCGGGCGGCCTGCGGGCCGTCAAATACGGCGTGACCCGCGACTGGGTGCTCGGCGTGGAGGCCGTGATCCCCGGCGGCAAGATCCTGACCATGGGCGGCCGGGCGCAGAAGGACGTGGTCGGCCTGGACCTGAAGCGACTGTTCGTGGGCGCGGACGGCAAGCTCGGGTTTATCACCCGGGCCACGGTCAAGCTCATCCCCCTGCCCGAGGCCTCCAGTTCGGTGCTGGTGGGTTTCTCTGATTTGGATTCTTCCATGGACGGAGCCATGGCCGTGTTCGGGGCCGGGCTGCTGCCCTGTGCCTGCGAGTTCATGGACGCCACCACCATCCGGGCGGTGCGTCTGGGCGGCGACATCCCCCTTGCCGAAGACGCTCAGGCCGCATTGCTTTTCAAGTTCGACGGCACCCCCGAGGGCGTGGCCTCGGAGATCAAACGGCTCAAGGATGCGCTGGCCCCTGTGCGTCCGGTTTCCATCGAAGTGGGCGAGGGCGAGGCCGAAGAGGCTGTCTGGGCAGCGCGCCGGGAGATTTCGCCGGGTTCCTACCGCCTGCGGCCCAACAAGCTTTCCGAGGACCTGGCCGTGCCGCGCGGGCGGGTGCCCGAGCTGGTTAACATCGCCCAGAAGGCCGCGGCCGACGAAGGGCTGCACGTGCTCTGCTACGGACACCTGGGCGACGGCAACATCCACACCAACATCATGCACGATGCGGCCCGTCCGGAAGAGGTCGAGGCCGCCCACAGGGTCAAGGAGCGGCTGTTCCGGGCCGCCGTGGAGCTGGGCGGGACCATCTCCGGCGAGCACGGCACCGGCCTGACCAAGGCCTCCTTCGTGCCCGAACAGCTCGGCGAGGATCAACTCCATTACATGAACGCCGTGCGTCGCGTGTTCGACCCCAACGAGATCATGAACCCCGGCAAGGGGTGGTAG
- a CDS encoding (Fe-S)-binding protein, whose protein sequence is MSERIAEHVSNCIMCGKCLQACPLLKATGREELGPRSKSDLCRVLAEDPGKLSEIEAARLAGLCMGCGRCREVCSQGQDVPGLVAALRAAHPNFKSWLWKTWLTRARQLWSPSAKAAGLVPERFRTEKLGPMLKMLAGMSGGPGLDPFLTPTSFPDTLRGEKLLLFAGCTANFVQGRWLMAALRLLDGLGAEVLPGDFVCCGSGLKGAGFVEESTAMAERNVAVWRRAGRPRIAVFCASCLAGLRAYDCFESEAESAQWADSLLPLSVAVRGIEFVISGNVPERLGYHHPCHAGAEDPDRDFLRAVLGDRLSKVTDEQCCGFGGIMRLAAPGLTEPVNRQCWDALKGADTVLSGCSACLAQLSATAPEGVEVGHWLETIR, encoded by the coding sequence ATGTCCGAACGCATCGCCGAACACGTTTCCAACTGCATCATGTGCGGCAAGTGCCTGCAGGCCTGCCCGTTGCTCAAGGCCACCGGGCGCGAGGAGCTCGGGCCGCGCTCCAAGTCCGACCTCTGCCGTGTGCTGGCCGAGGACCCGGGCAAGCTGTCCGAGATCGAAGCCGCCCGGCTTGCCGGACTCTGCATGGGCTGCGGTAGGTGCCGCGAGGTCTGCTCCCAGGGCCAGGACGTGCCCGGCCTGGTGGCCGCGTTGCGCGCCGCGCACCCGAATTTCAAGTCCTGGCTGTGGAAGACCTGGCTGACCCGCGCCCGCCAGCTCTGGTCGCCGAGCGCCAAGGCCGCAGGGCTGGTGCCCGAACGGTTTCGCACCGAGAAGCTCGGCCCCATGCTCAAGATGCTCGCGGGCATGTCCGGCGGGCCGGGGCTCGATCCTTTCCTGACGCCGACCTCCTTCCCCGACACCCTTCGCGGCGAAAAACTGCTCCTGTTCGCGGGCTGCACAGCCAACTTCGTCCAGGGGCGGTGGCTCATGGCCGCACTCAGGCTGCTCGACGGCCTGGGCGCCGAGGTCCTGCCCGGCGACTTCGTCTGCTGCGGCTCGGGCCTCAAGGGGGCCGGGTTCGTCGAAGAGTCCACGGCCATGGCCGAGCGCAACGTGGCGGTCTGGCGCAGGGCGGGTCGCCCGCGCATCGCCGTGTTCTGCGCCTCCTGTCTGGCTGGGCTGCGTGCCTACGACTGTTTCGAGTCCGAAGCCGAGTCCGCACAATGGGCGGATTCCCTACTGCCCCTGTCGGTTGCTGTACGCGGTATCGAATTCGTGATATCCGGCAACGTGCCGGAACGGTTGGGATATCACCATCCATGCCATGCCGGGGCAGAGGATCCGGACCGGGACTTCCTGCGGGCAGTCCTGGGCGACCGGCTCAGCAAGGTCACGGACGAGCAATGCTGCGGCTTCGGCGGGATCATGCGTCTGGCTGCGCCCGGCCTGACCGAGCCCGTCAACCGGCAATGCTGGGACGCGCTCAAGGGGGCGGACACGGTCCTTTCGGGCTGTTCCGCCTGTCTGGCTCAACTCTCGGCCACCGCGCCCGAGGGAGTGGAGGTGGGCCACTGGCTTGAAACCATAAGGTAG
- the mqnB gene encoding futalosine hydrolase, translated as MLLVLTATTNEMRAAFPAAPPVAQGGTVEYTVGERTVLLGVTGVGLLNTALCAGQWLGRPEADGTVDGVVNLGIAGAYDLVETPMCSTCFAWQETWPEYGLLDELGAADPKGLGFAQAEAGGGKIWNRLKLSPVRDADAMGLSLGGSWLRATGVTVSGVTGTPERAGWLKIACNGQMENMEGFAAAYAATLRGLPFLEVRTISNVVGSREPGDWNLKGALRSLHDAAGTLFAA; from the coding sequence GTGCTTTTGGTTCTTACCGCCACGACCAACGAGATGCGCGCCGCCTTCCCGGCGGCGCCCCCCGTGGCTCAGGGCGGGACCGTCGAGTATACGGTCGGCGAAAGAACCGTGCTTCTGGGCGTGACCGGCGTGGGCTTGTTGAATACGGCCCTGTGCGCCGGCCAGTGGCTGGGCCGGCCGGAAGCGGACGGGACAGTGGATGGGGTCGTCAACCTCGGCATAGCCGGGGCGTACGATCTGGTTGAAACGCCCATGTGTTCCACCTGCTTCGCATGGCAGGAGACCTGGCCCGAGTACGGCCTGTTGGACGAGCTGGGTGCGGCCGACCCCAAGGGACTGGGCTTTGCCCAGGCGGAAGCGGGTGGCGGCAAGATCTGGAACCGGCTCAAGCTGTCCCCGGTGCGCGACGCCGATGCCATGGGGCTGTCTCTGGGCGGGAGCTGGCTGCGCGCGACGGGCGTGACCGTGTCCGGTGTGACCGGTACCCCCGAGCGGGCGGGTTGGCTGAAGATCGCCTGCAACGGGCAGATGGAGAATATGGAGGGGTTTGCCGCGGCCTATGCCGCCACCCTGCGCGGGCTTCCCTTTCTGGAGGTGCGGACCATCTCCAACGTGGTGGGTTCCCGCGAACCCGGTGACTGGAATCTGAAGGGCGCATTGAGGTCGCTTCACGACGCGGCGGGCACGCTGTTTGCCGCGTAA
- a CDS encoding ubiquinone/menaquinone biosynthesis methyltransferase, producing MARPECASHTGASTHAEHGKRVADMFGRIAGWYDFLNHALSGGQDIYWRYRLAKAARPDAGGMILDLAAGTMDVSVELLRQYPDCKVAALDFALPMLENGKAKKLRKGREDRIFPVQADGRSLPLPDDCMSAATIAFGIRNILPRQDAYAEFLRVLKPGARLCILEFGTGSKRVWKGLYNFYLDKVLPFLGDRISGDPGAYRYLAETIKSFPDERALGEELLEAGFERVYNVPMMSGIVYLHVAQAPGGQGSESAPEQAEEKTTAKKAAPQKVVSRKRAASKKAVKR from the coding sequence ATGGCCCGTCCCGAATGCGCGTCCCACACCGGCGCCTCCACCCACGCCGAGCACGGCAAGCGGGTGGCGGACATGTTCGGCCGTATCGCCGGATGGTACGACTTCCTCAATCACGCCCTGTCCGGCGGCCAGGACATTTACTGGCGGTACCGCCTGGCCAAGGCGGCCCGGCCCGATGCGGGCGGCATGATTCTCGATCTGGCCGCGGGGACCATGGACGTGTCCGTGGAACTGTTGCGCCAGTATCCGGACTGCAAGGTGGCGGCGCTTGATTTCGCGCTACCCATGCTTGAGAACGGCAAGGCCAAAAAGCTCAGGAAGGGACGGGAAGACCGCATATTCCCGGTCCAGGCCGACGGGCGCAGCCTGCCGCTGCCGGACGACTGCATGAGCGCGGCGACCATCGCCTTCGGCATCCGCAACATCCTGCCCCGGCAGGACGCCTACGCCGAGTTCCTGCGGGTCCTCAAGCCCGGCGCGCGGCTGTGCATCCTCGAGTTCGGCACCGGCTCGAAGCGCGTCTGGAAAGGGCTGTACAATTTCTATCTGGACAAGGTCCTGCCGTTTCTCGGCGACCGCATCTCCGGCGACCCGGGCGCGTACCGGTATCTGGCCGAGACCATCAAGAGCTTTCCCGATGAGCGGGCTTTGGGCGAGGAACTGCTTGAAGCCGGTTTCGAGCGGGTCTACAACGTCCCCATGATGTCCGGCATCGTCTACCTGCACGTGGCCCAGGCCCCGGGCGGGCAGGGGAGCGAATCAGCCCCGGAACAGGCGGAGGAGAAGACCACCGCAAAGAAGGCGGCTCCCCAAAAGGTTGTTTCCAGGAAAAGGGCGGCTTCCAAAAAAGCGGTGAAACGCTAG
- the secA gene encoding preprotein translocase subunit SecA codes for MLKKIFGSKNDRYLKKLKPIIAQINALEPEMEALADSDFPVKIAAWKGQVAAGEKTLDDLLPECFALVREAGKRAFDPPMRHFDVQLIGGIVLHQGKISEMKTGEGKTLVATLAVVLNALSGKGVHVVTVNDYLASRDAEWMGQLYNFLGLTYGVIVHGLTDQERQVAYAADITYGTNNEFGFDYLRDNMKFYKEQLVQRALNFAIVDEVDSILIDEARTPLIISGPGEKSSGLYRRVDSIVPKLVKSSPMDPEDKEAVPDGDFVLDEKTKSITLTDAGVEKIEGLLDVDNLFDPQNIALQHHVLQAVKAHHCFIKDVEYIVKDDQVVLVDEFTGRLMPGRRLSDGLHQAIEAKENVKVEAENQTLASITFQNFFRMYDKLAGMTGTADTESVEFQQIYGLDVIVIPTNMPMVRKDNPDSIYKTQEEKYKAIAADIEECYRTGQPTLVGTVSIEKSELLSNLLKKRKVPHNVLNAKQHEREAEIVLEAGHKGKVTIATNMAGRGTDIKLGEGVRELGGLHIIGTERHESRRIDNQLRGRAGRQGDPGSSRFYLALDDDLMRLFGSDRLKGIMEKLGLEDGMAIENKMVSNAIEKSQTRVEGHHYEIRKQLLEYDDVMNQQREAIYGLRRELMESKEVEPIATEYAQDLLEEILEPALDVKGGADKETVESVRARLEEVFNFERFPDWGKSGLPDMEQAHKWVEDIFAYLRASTTDHYQEILRYFLLDSLDRNWKEHLLNMDHLRDGIGLRGYGQKDPKQEYKREGFELFSELIYTIKENALRSFSHLRIQAEVKDDEFKHEETDDLQYTDSESAGEKKPATVRKDAKVSRNALCPCGSGKKYKKCCGA; via the coding sequence ATGCTCAAAAAGATCTTCGGTTCCAAGAACGACCGATACCTGAAGAAACTCAAGCCGATCATCGCGCAGATCAATGCGCTCGAACCGGAGATGGAAGCGCTGGCCGACAGCGACTTCCCGGTCAAGATCGCGGCCTGGAAAGGGCAGGTGGCCGCGGGCGAGAAGACCCTGGACGACCTGTTGCCCGAGTGTTTCGCCCTGGTCCGCGAGGCGGGCAAACGCGCCTTCGACCCGCCCATGCGCCACTTCGACGTGCAGCTCATCGGCGGTATCGTCCTGCACCAGGGCAAGATTTCGGAGATGAAGACCGGTGAGGGCAAGACGCTCGTCGCCACTCTGGCAGTGGTCCTCAACGCCCTGTCCGGCAAGGGCGTGCACGTGGTCACGGTCAACGATTACCTGGCCTCGCGCGACGCCGAGTGGATGGGCCAGCTCTACAATTTCCTCGGTCTGACCTACGGCGTCATCGTCCACGGCCTGACCGACCAGGAACGCCAGGTAGCTTACGCGGCCGACATCACCTACGGAACGAACAACGAGTTCGGTTTCGACTACCTGCGCGACAACATGAAATTCTACAAGGAGCAGCTGGTCCAGCGGGCGCTCAACTTCGCCATCGTGGATGAGGTTGACTCCATCCTCATCGACGAGGCGCGGACCCCGCTGATCATCTCCGGCCCGGGCGAGAAGTCGTCGGGCCTGTACCGCCGCGTGGACTCCATCGTGCCCAAGCTGGTCAAGTCCAGCCCCATGGACCCCGAGGACAAGGAGGCCGTTCCCGACGGCGACTTCGTCCTGGACGAGAAGACCAAGTCCATCACCCTGACCGATGCGGGCGTGGAGAAGATCGAGGGGCTGCTCGACGTGGACAACCTGTTCGATCCGCAGAACATCGCCCTGCAGCACCATGTGCTCCAGGCGGTCAAGGCGCACCACTGCTTCATCAAGGACGTGGAATACATCGTCAAGGACGACCAGGTCGTGCTGGTCGATGAGTTCACCGGCCGCCTCATGCCGGGCCGCCGCCTGTCCGACGGGCTGCACCAGGCCATCGAGGCCAAGGAGAACGTCAAGGTCGAGGCCGAGAACCAGACGCTGGCCTCCATCACCTTCCAGAACTTTTTCCGCATGTACGACAAACTGGCGGGCATGACCGGTACGGCCGACACCGAGTCGGTCGAGTTCCAGCAGATCTACGGACTGGACGTCATCGTCATCCCGACCAACATGCCCATGGTCCGCAAGGACAACCCGGACTCCATCTACAAGACCCAGGAAGAGAAGTACAAGGCCATCGCCGCGGACATCGAGGAATGCTACCGGACCGGCCAGCCCACCCTGGTGGGTACGGTCTCCATCGAAAAGTCCGAGCTGCTCTCCAACCTGCTGAAAAAACGCAAGGTCCCGCACAACGTGCTCAACGCCAAGCAGCATGAGCGCGAGGCCGAGATCGTTCTGGAAGCGGGCCACAAGGGCAAGGTGACCATCGCCACCAACATGGCCGGTCGCGGTACCGACATCAAGCTGGGCGAGGGCGTCCGCGAACTGGGCGGCCTGCACATCATCGGCACCGAGCGCCACGAGTCCCGGCGTATCGACAACCAGTTGCGCGGCCGCGCGGGCCGTCAGGGCGACCCGGGCTCGTCCCGCTTCTACCTGGCGCTAGACGACGACCTCATGCGCCTGTTCGGCTCGGACCGCCTCAAGGGCATCATGGAGAAGCTCGGCCTCGAGGACGGCATGGCCATCGAGAACAAGATGGTCAGCAACGCCATCGAGAAATCCCAGACCCGCGTGGAAGGCCACCACTACGAAATCCGCAAGCAGCTGCTCGAATACGACGACGTCATGAACCAGCAGCGCGAGGCCATCTACGGCCTGCGTCGCGAACTCATGGAGTCCAAGGAAGTCGAGCCCATCGCCACGGAATACGCCCAGGATCTCCTGGAGGAAATCCTCGAGCCCGCCCTGGACGTCAAGGGCGGCGCGGACAAGGAGACCGTGGAATCCGTCCGGGCGCGCCTGGAAGAAGTCTTCAACTTCGAACGGTTCCCGGACTGGGGCAAATCCGGCCTGCCCGACATGGAACAGGCCCACAAATGGGTGGAGGACATCTTCGCCTATCTGCGCGCCTCAACCACCGACCACTACCAGGAAATCCTGCGTTACTTCCTGCTCGACTCCCTGGACCGCAACTGGAAGGAGCACCTGCTCAACATGGACCACCTGCGCGACGGCATCGGCCTGCGCGGGTACGGCCAGAAAGACCCCAAGCAGGAGTACAAGCGCGAAGGTTTCGAGCTCTTCTCCGAGTTGATCTACACCATCAAGGAGAACGCCCTGCGTTCCTTCTCCCACCTGCGCATCCAGGCCGAGGTCAAGGACGATGAGTTCAAGCACGAGGAGACGGACGACCTCCAGTACACGGACAGCGAGTCCGCCGGTGAGAAGAAGCCCGCCACGGTGCGCAAGGACGCCAAGGTCTCGCGCAACGCTCTGTGCCCCTGCGGCAGCGGGAAGAAATACAAGAAGTGCTGCGGAGCCTAA
- a CDS encoding DUF2065 domain-containing protein yields MNIDWSLLIAAIGLALVFEGIPYFLFAERMPRLLTRLAIQPPKFLRFIGLAAIILGLLVISFGRSLSQ; encoded by the coding sequence ATGAACATCGACTGGTCGCTTCTCATCGCCGCCATTGGACTGGCCCTCGTCTTCGAGGGCATTCCCTATTTCCTGTTCGCCGAACGGATGCCTCGCCTGCTTACCCGGCTGGCCATCCAGCCGCCCAAATTTCTGCGCTTCATCGGGCTCGCGGCCATCATCCTCGGCCTGCTCGTCATCTCGTTTGGCCGGTCTTTATCCCAATAA
- a CDS encoding nucleotide sugar dehydrogenase encodes MSMVDFERLQAKEDAIAVVGLGYVGLPLAVALGRHFHVLGVDVSEKRVAELKQRLDRTNEVDFSTVGDDVDLTFTADLNDLKKARLILVAVPTPIDEFRTPDLRPVRGASTSVGKHLQPGSVVVYESTVYPGLTEEICVPILEAESGLTCGPDFTVGYSPERINPGDKVHRLETIAKVVAGQDEATGKLLQQVYGSVVKAGTHLAPDIRTAEAAKVIENTQRDLNIALMNELALIFEKMGIDTLDVLEAAGTKWNFLPFRPGLVGGHCIGVDPYYLTFKAQALGLHPHVILAGREINDNMGKYIAEATIKRLIKNDCKIMGARVGVLGLTFKENVPDLRNTRVVDILAELNDYGVDILVHDAEADHEEAERELGVTLCDLDQMRNLDALILAVPHMAYKDIAVSELKGWFADPAKSLVVDVKGFFDRAELEAEEVAYWRL; translated from the coding sequence ATGAGCATGGTTGATTTTGAGCGGTTGCAGGCCAAGGAAGACGCCATTGCCGTGGTGGGGCTGGGCTATGTGGGACTACCTCTGGCCGTGGCTCTGGGACGGCACTTTCATGTGCTTGGCGTGGACGTGTCCGAAAAACGCGTGGCCGAACTGAAGCAGCGTCTGGACCGGACCAACGAGGTGGATTTCTCCACCGTGGGCGACGACGTTGACCTGACCTTTACCGCCGATCTGAACGATCTGAAGAAGGCCCGGCTGATCCTGGTTGCCGTGCCTACCCCCATCGACGAATTTCGTACCCCGGACCTGCGCCCCGTGCGCGGGGCCTCCACCTCGGTGGGCAAGCATCTTCAGCCCGGTTCCGTGGTCGTCTACGAGTCCACGGTCTACCCCGGCCTGACCGAAGAAATCTGCGTCCCCATCCTGGAGGCCGAATCCGGCCTGACCTGCGGCCCCGACTTCACCGTGGGGTACTCGCCCGAGCGCATCAACCCCGGCGACAAGGTGCACCGGCTGGAGACCATCGCCAAGGTCGTGGCCGGACAGGACGAGGCCACCGGCAAGCTGCTGCAGCAGGTCTATGGCTCCGTGGTCAAGGCGGGCACCCATCTGGCTCCCGACATCCGTACGGCCGAGGCCGCCAAGGTCATCGAGAACACGCAGCGCGACCTGAACATCGCGCTCATGAACGAATTGGCCCTGATCTTCGAGAAGATGGGCATCGACACCCTGGACGTGCTCGAAGCCGCGGGCACCAAGTGGAATTTCCTGCCCTTCCGCCCCGGTCTGGTGGGCGGCCACTGCATCGGCGTGGACCCGTACTATCTGACCTTCAAGGCCCAGGCCCTGGGGCTGCACCCTCATGTCATCCTGGCGGGCCGCGAGATCAACGACAATATGGGCAAGTACATTGCCGAGGCGACCATCAAGCGGCTGATCAAGAACGACTGCAAGATCATGGGCGCCCGCGTGGGCGTGCTCGGCCTGACCTTCAAGGAAAACGTGCCTGACCTGCGCAACACCCGCGTGGTGGATATCCTGGCCGAGTTGAACGACTACGGCGTGGACATCCTGGTGCACGACGCCGAGGCCGACCACGAGGAAGCCGAGCGCGAGCTGGGCGTGACCCTGTGCGATCTCGATCAGATGCGCAATCTGGATGCCCTGATCCTGGCCGTGCCGCACATGGCGTACAAGGACATTGCGGTGAGCGAGTTGAAGGGTTGGTTCGCCGATCCTGCCAAGTCGCTGGTTGTCGACGTGAAGGGATTTTTCGACCGGGCCGAGCTTGAGGCCGAGGAAGTCGCCTACTGGCGGCTATAA
- a CDS encoding DMT family protein, translating to MRIPFFTALLLTASNVFMTFAWYAHLKELNQRPWYVAALVSWGIALFEYLIQVPANRLGYTALSLPQLKIMQEVIALAVFAPFCLFYMHQPLKLDYLWAALCLLGAVYFIFRS from the coding sequence ATGAGGATTCCGTTTTTCACCGCCCTGCTGCTTACGGCCTCCAACGTGTTCATGACCTTTGCCTGGTACGCCCATCTCAAGGAGCTGAACCAGCGTCCGTGGTACGTGGCCGCCCTGGTCAGCTGGGGCATCGCCCTGTTCGAATACCTGATCCAGGTTCCGGCCAACCGGCTGGGCTACACCGCCCTCTCCCTGCCGCAACTCAAGATCATGCAGGAAGTCATAGCCCTGGCCGTGTTCGCGCCGTTCTGCCTGTTCTACATGCACCAGCCCCTCAAGCTCGACTATCTCTGGGCCGCTCTCTGCCTTCTTGGCGCGGTGTATTTCATTTTCCGCTCCTGA
- a CDS encoding polyprenyl synthetase family protein, protein MDELLRFFQRELPGINDFLDREADQLNGLVRDVAKHIIGSGGKRIRPMLTLLFARALGYDKDDYHAIASSLELLHSATLLHDDYLDDAELRRGRDAAHLVFGRAETILAGDALLALANEMGARYGNPRLSWLLAKGIMATAAGEIEEIEFSRDPSLDRETYMRIIIGKTARLIECACRCGAALAGASPDQEDAAGEFGLNLGIAFQLVDDALDYASPTSETGKPEGGDLREGKVTLPLILLMEEGDQAGAEVLLEALKEGSLSESQAADILSQVREGGYSDKTRQEAAMYVEKAKACLDGFKPGEELVVLKQAADFVLTRTK, encoded by the coding sequence ATGGACGAACTTCTGCGCTTTTTTCAACGGGAACTTCCCGGGATAAATGATTTTCTCGACCGCGAGGCCGACCAGCTCAACGGGCTGGTCCGTGACGTCGCCAAGCACATCATCGGGTCCGGCGGCAAACGCATCCGGCCCATGCTCACGCTCCTCTTCGCCCGCGCACTGGGGTACGACAAGGACGACTACCACGCCATCGCCAGCTCCCTGGAACTGCTGCACTCCGCCACGCTGCTGCACGACGACTACCTGGACGACGCCGAACTGCGCCGTGGTCGGGACGCGGCCCATCTGGTCTTCGGCCGGGCCGAGACCATCCTGGCTGGCGACGCGTTGCTCGCCCTGGCCAACGAGATGGGTGCTCGCTACGGCAACCCGCGCCTGTCCTGGCTCCTGGCCAAGGGCATCATGGCCACCGCCGCCGGGGAGATCGAGGAGATAGAATTTTCGCGCGATCCGTCGCTGGACCGCGAGACCTACATGCGCATCATCATCGGCAAGACCGCGCGGCTCATCGAGTGTGCCTGCCGGTGCGGCGCGGCCCTGGCCGGGGCTTCTCCGGACCAGGAGGACGCAGCCGGTGAATTCGGCCTGAACCTGGGCATCGCCTTCCAACTGGTGGACGACGCCCTGGACTATGCCTCGCCCACTTCCGAGACCGGCAAGCCCGAGGGCGGCGACCTTCGGGAAGGCAAGGTCACCCTGCCGCTCATCCTGCTCATGGAGGAAGGCGATCAGGCCGGGGCCGAGGTTCTGCTGGAGGCGCTGAAGGAAGGAAGCCTGAGCGAGTCCCAGGCCGCCGACATCCTGAGCCAGGTCCGGGAGGGCGGTTATTCGGACAAGACCCGCCAGGAGGCCGCCATGTACGTGGAAAAGGCCAAGGCGTGTCTGGACGGGTTCAAACCCGGCGAGGAACTGGTCGTGCTCAAGCAGGCCGCAGATTTTGTATTGACCCGAACCAAGTGA
- a CDS encoding CreA family protein yields the protein MKTLDFLNNRRKRRARLFRALFVVLLVCGLFPAPVASEVIGTVDTVFHMFSRDDDIVVEAFDDPDVAGVTCYLSRARKGGVKGMIGVAEDPSDASIMCLATGDIEVPDRVRNGKADGDKVFKKGTSLVFKSMQVVRFYDQKRDVLIYMVYSDRVVEGSPKNSITCVKVQ from the coding sequence ATGAAAACTCTAGACTTTCTCAATAACAGACGCAAACGGCGCGCCCGTCTCTTCCGGGCGCTCTTCGTGGTCCTGCTGGTGTGCGGGCTGTTCCCCGCGCCCGTGGCCTCCGAGGTCATCGGCACCGTGGACACGGTCTTTCACATGTTCTCAAGGGACGACGACATCGTTGTCGAGGCCTTCGACGATCCGGACGTGGCCGGGGTGACATGCTACCTGAGCCGTGCCCGCAAGGGCGGGGTCAAAGGCATGATCGGCGTGGCCGAGGACCCCTCCGACGCCTCGATCATGTGCCTGGCCACCGGGGACATCGAGGTCCCGGACCGGGTGCGAAACGGCAAGGCGGACGGAGACAAGGTGTTCAAGAAAGGCACTTCCCTGGTCTTCAAGTCCATGCAGGTCGTCCGGTTTTACGATCAAAAGCGGGATGTCCTCATATACATGGTCTACAGCGACCGGGTGGTCGAGGGATCGCCCAAGAACAGCATCACCTGCGTCAAGGTGCAGTAA